A window from Cryptomeria japonica chromosome 1, Sugi_1.0, whole genome shotgun sequence encodes these proteins:
- the LOC131028270 gene encoding shikimate O-hydroxycinnamoyltransferase-like has product MATRIDIAGEIISNPFWYTAEKIHESIAKIDDEYLRSSVDFLELQPDLNALARRADIYKCPNMIITSWTGLPFYDADFRWGRPSMMRPAGVPRDGISHVLPIQDESVSICLSLSSNEMMKFGKLLYESFNIEAA; this is encoded by the coding sequence ATGGCCACCCGAATAGACATTGCAGGAGAAATCATATCAAATCCTTTTTGGTACACTGCTGAAAAGATTCATGAATCGATAGCCAAGATAGATGATGAATATCTACGATCTAGCGTAGACTTCCTGGAGTTGCAGCCAGATTTAAATGCTCTTGCCAGAAGGGCCGATATTTATAAGTGTCCTAATATGATTATCACTAGTTGGACAGGTTTGCCCTTTTATGATGCAGATTTTCGTTGGGGAAGGCCAAGTATGATGAGACCTGCAGGAGTTCCTCGAGACGGAATCTCCCACGTTTTGCCCATTCAAGACGAGAGTGTGTCCATCTGCCTGTCATTATCAAGTAATGAGATGATGAAATTTGGCAAGTTGCTTTATGAGAGTTTTAACATAGAAGCTGCATAA